From Sardina pilchardus chromosome 9, fSarPil1.1, whole genome shotgun sequence, a single genomic window includes:
- the LOC134092351 gene encoding achaete-scute homolog 5-like encodes MNTFSHTFEQRPDLYNKASLQYGMSPPGAHGGHPHTSAEVFTRTVPFLFYPTGVDPGFYENSYRNTSALIPYLPSFHGRFGVYECPFEPAFIQKRNERERQRVKCVNQGYAKLRDHLPGSTGEKRLSKVETLRAAIRYIKYLQGLVEGERREGARENLKVDVMGDSDGGSTRSLSLPSSPGFYCEDTEGSGM; translated from the coding sequence ATGAACACATTTTCCCACACATTTGAGCAGCGACCTGACCTCTACAATAAGGCCAGTCTACAATATGGTATGTCTCCACCTGGAGCACATGGTGGTCATCCCCATACCAGCGCTGAGGTGTTCACGCGCACCGTACCCTTCCTCTTCTACCCGACAGGTGTAGACCCTGGATTTTATGAAAACTCATACCGAAACACCTCCGCTCTTATACCTTATTTGCCCTCTTTTCACGGTCGATTTGGCGTTTATGAGTGCCCGTTTGAACCTGCCTTCATCCAGAAACGCAATGAACGAGAGCGTCAGCGGGTCAAGTGCGTTAACCAgggctatgctaagctaagggACCATCTGCCTGGGAGCACGGGCGAGAAGCGCCTGAGTAAAGTGGAGACTCTTCGCGCCGCCATCCGCTACATCAAGTACCTGCAAGGTttggtggagggggagagacgaGAGGGAGCTCGGGAGAACCTCAAGGTCGACGTCATGGGAGACAGCGATGGAGGATCAACGCGGTCGTTGTCTCTGCCTTCTTCTCCTGGATTCTACTGCGAGGATACCGAGGGGTCAGGAATGTAA